A single window of uncultured Methanospirillum sp. DNA harbors:
- the dnaK gene encoding molecular chaperone DnaK, which translates to MAKEKIIGIDLGTSNSEAAVILGGKPTIIPSAEGATVAGKMFPSYIAFTAEGHLLVGEPARRQAVSNPEDTVTGAKRKMGTDYIYKISGKEYTPQQISAFLLQKIKRDAEAFLGEPITKAVITVPAYFNDNQRTATKDAGKIAGLDVVRLVNEPTAASMAYGLDRSGEYKILVFDLGGGTLDVTIMEFGGGTFTVLATSGDTQLGGTDMDNAVYEWIAAEFQKLEGIDIRNDKMAITRVKEAAEKAKIELSNVIETEINLPYVSATQAGPKHLSMKLSRSKLEQLVEPIIKRCIHPFEQALTDASLTKDDIQKVILVGGPTRMPVVQKFIEDHIGKKVERGIDPMECVAIGAAIQGAILGGEITDMVLLDVTPLTLGIETMGGVRTGLIERNTTIPTKKSEIFSTAADYQTSVTVHVLQGERPMASDNVSLGQFNLVGIPPAPRGVPQIEVTFDIDASGILNVSAKDLGTGKEQKMTITASTKLPDTDVKKMVNEAKQFEEDDRKRKEDVEVRNSADSLLYTAEKTKSELADKLDPEHVETINAAIVAVKAALEGKDTSRIRVETEKLQKVLGEAGSAVYQKTAQKYAEQQGGAKCSTPGCDEPSGQETGASGGEKVVDADFKVKDEE; encoded by the coding sequence ATGGCAAAAGAGAAGATTATCGGAATTGACTTGGGAACATCCAACAGTGAAGCGGCGGTCATACTTGGTGGAAAACCAACTATCATTCCTTCAGCTGAAGGAGCCACGGTAGCTGGGAAGATGTTTCCCTCCTATATCGCCTTTACTGCTGAAGGACATCTTCTTGTTGGAGAACCTGCCCGGAGGCAGGCAGTGAGTAATCCCGAAGATACGGTGACTGGTGCAAAGCGAAAGATGGGCACCGATTATATCTATAAAATATCAGGAAAGGAATACACACCTCAACAGATCTCTGCATTTCTTCTGCAAAAGATAAAACGGGATGCAGAAGCGTTTCTCGGAGAACCAATAACCAAGGCTGTAATCACTGTCCCTGCATATTTCAATGACAACCAGCGAACCGCAACGAAAGATGCAGGAAAGATAGCAGGACTTGATGTGGTCAGACTGGTGAATGAGCCTACTGCTGCTTCAATGGCATATGGTCTTGATCGGAGCGGAGAATACAAAATCCTCGTATTTGATCTTGGGGGTGGTACGCTTGATGTCACAATCATGGAGTTTGGAGGAGGAACGTTCACGGTTCTGGCAACCTCCGGGGATACTCAACTTGGGGGCACTGACATGGACAATGCAGTCTATGAATGGATCGCAGCCGAGTTTCAAAAACTTGAGGGAATTGACATCCGAAATGATAAGATGGCGATAACCCGGGTAAAAGAAGCAGCAGAAAAGGCAAAGATTGAGTTATCAAATGTCATCGAGACTGAGATCAATCTGCCCTACGTTTCAGCTACCCAGGCAGGGCCCAAACACCTGTCGATGAAACTGAGCAGGTCTAAACTTGAACAACTGGTTGAACCGATCATCAAACGCTGCATTCATCCTTTTGAACAGGCACTCACCGATGCCAGCCTGACCAAGGACGACATTCAGAAAGTAATCCTTGTTGGTGGACCCACCCGGATGCCGGTTGTTCAGAAATTTATCGAGGATCATATCGGTAAAAAAGTAGAGCGGGGAATTGACCCGATGGAGTGTGTGGCCATCGGAGCAGCTATCCAGGGTGCAATATTAGGTGGTGAGATCACCGATATGGTGCTTCTCGATGTGACTCCGCTTACCCTTGGTATCGAGACGATGGGAGGAGTGAGAACCGGACTGATTGAGAGAAACACCACGATCCCTACGAAAAAAAGTGAAATTTTTTCAACTGCAGCTGATTACCAGACTTCGGTCACTGTTCATGTTCTCCAGGGAGAACGTCCCATGGCAAGCGACAATGTCAGTTTGGGCCAGTTTAATCTGGTAGGTATTCCCCCGGCTCCCCGTGGGGTACCCCAGATTGAAGTGACTTTTGATATCGATGCATCAGGAATCCTGAATGTGTCAGCAAAAGACCTCGGGACCGGAAAAGAACAGAAGATGACCATCACAGCTTCAACAAAGCTTCCTGATACTGATGTGAAGAAGATGGTCAATGAAGCAAAGCAGTTTGAGGAAGATGATAGGAAACGTAAAGAAGACGTCGAGGTCCGCAACTCTGCAGATTCGTTACTATATACAGCAGAAAAAACAAAGTCAGAACTAGCTGACAAACTGGATCCCGAGCATGTTGAAACCATAAATGCTGCAATTGTGGCCGTAAAAGCAGCATTAGAAGGTAAAGATACCTCTCGGATCAGGGTAGAGACTGAAAAACTCCAGAAAGTTCTGGGTGAAGCTGGATCTGCAGTGTATCAGAAAACCGCTCAAAAGTATGCCGAGCAGCAGGGAGGAGCGAAGTGTTCAACTCCAGGATGCGACGAACCATCTGGCCAGGAAACCGGTGCATCAGGGGGAGAGAAGGTTGTTGATGCAGATTTCAAGGTTAAGGATGAGGAATAA
- the dnaJ gene encoding molecular chaperone DnaJ, whose product MAKKDFYEILGVKKDASQDDLKKAFRHLARKYHPDLNQGSSEAEEKFKEVNEAYQVLSDPQKKAQYDQVGHADFKPGEYTQAKTPSYDDLFRDFGLGDIFDAVSSGTARTRSRAGADLRYDIEISLTDAFYGTKNTVAVPHQIVCTVCQGTGAEPGFSRTCTSCHGTGEIRTVQKRGHQQVMNIAQCPVCNGVGTIIEKPCKSCQGRGVLQKTRKLEVSIPRGVKDKQFLRIAGEGEPGENQGPPGDLYAVVHVKPDSLFERQGTDLHSKATIGVKTAILGGEISVRTITGMASLKIPRGTQSHTLFRLKGQGMPYLNSTKRGDLLIKILVTIPQNLTPRQESLILEAFAGEK is encoded by the coding sequence ATGGCAAAGAAGGATTTCTATGAGATCCTGGGCGTAAAAAAAGATGCGTCACAGGACGATCTGAAGAAAGCATTCCGGCATCTTGCCAGAAAATATCATCCTGATCTCAATCAGGGGAGTAGCGAAGCCGAAGAAAAATTCAAAGAAGTTAATGAAGCGTATCAGGTCCTGAGCGACCCTCAGAAGAAAGCCCAGTATGATCAGGTAGGGCACGCAGACTTCAAACCTGGTGAGTATACACAGGCTAAAACTCCCAGTTATGACGATTTATTCAGGGATTTCGGGTTGGGAGACATATTTGATGCTGTCTCTTCCGGTACCGCCAGAACCCGCAGCCGGGCAGGTGCTGATCTCAGGTATGATATAGAAATCTCTCTTACTGACGCTTTTTATGGAACAAAAAATACCGTAGCAGTTCCTCACCAGATCGTCTGCACAGTCTGTCAGGGGACCGGAGCAGAACCAGGTTTTTCCAGGACCTGTACATCCTGTCACGGGACCGGAGAAATTCGGACAGTGCAGAAGAGAGGCCATCAGCAGGTGATGAATATTGCGCAGTGCCCGGTATGTAATGGGGTCGGCACCATCATTGAGAAACCCTGTAAATCCTGCCAGGGAAGAGGGGTACTTCAAAAAACCAGGAAACTTGAGGTTTCTATTCCCCGTGGTGTAAAGGACAAGCAATTTTTGCGGATTGCCGGTGAGGGAGAACCAGGAGAGAACCAGGGACCACCGGGAGATCTGTATGCGGTTGTCCATGTAAAGCCTGACTCCTTATTTGAGAGGCAGGGGACAGATCTGCATAGTAAAGCAACAATCGGAGTGAAAACGGCTATACTTGGAGGAGAGATCTCCGTGCGTACGATTACCGGTATGGCATCCCTGAAAATTCCCCGGGGAACCCAGAGCCACACCCTCTTTCGACTCAAGGGGCAGGGGATGCCATACCTAAACAGTACCAAACGAGGTGATCTTCTGATAAAAATTTTGGTTACGATCCCGCAAAATCTGACCCCCAGACAGGAAAGTCTTATACTGGAAGCCTTTGCAGGAGAAAAATAG
- a CDS encoding Hsp20/alpha crystallin family protein, whose translation MERLYFQHVYEELEVMRNYMDSLFQQIQESNPIPLLPSSSEPSRKLLPGVQDNLQIQIVEYKDEIVVSAEMIPGDLKRDITINLIHPMALQISCVRREWKKEDKIEYTMCEHSFGYISQIIPLPSPVTSEGTYASLKNGILKVHLKKCNENPER comes from the coding sequence ATGGAACGATTGTATTTCCAGCACGTTTATGAAGAACTTGAGGTGATGAGAAACTACATGGATTCGCTCTTTCAGCAGATCCAGGAGAGCAACCCGATTCCCTTACTTCCTTCTTCAAGTGAACCATCCAGAAAATTACTCCCAGGTGTGCAGGATAATCTCCAGATTCAGATTGTAGAATATAAAGATGAGATTGTGGTTAGTGCTGAAATGATTCCCGGTGACCTCAAACGAGACATCACGATAAACCTGATTCATCCAATGGCCTTACAAATCTCCTGTGTACGAAGAGAGTGGAAAAAAGAGGATAAAATTGAATATACCATGTGCGAACACAGTTTTGGGTATATATCACAGATTATTCCCCTTCCTTCGCCAGTCACCAGCGAAGGCACATATGCCTCATTGAAGAATGGCATTCTGAAAGTACACCTCAAAAAATGCAATGAAAATCCGGAACGGTAG
- a CDS encoding MBL fold metallo-hydrolase, protein MNLIKLLSVDHLEVTVLADNYTDMFLTQDTVFCRRPKVLPPKALLAEHGFSCILKVKRDGISQSILLDAGVNPACINHNAKLLGIDLSSLNSIIISHGHPDHFLGLLQILTSIPKKIQVMVHPDAFLEKRLNNHTGPVHLFKLDETELESRSAIVEKNSAPKIIGEGQILLTGEINQMTSFEKGFPGAEILRNGTWNLDSFKDEQSLVIHVKEKGLVIISGCAHTGIINTIYHASQITGIDKIHAVLGGFHLTGPLFEHVIQPTIDEMKQIKPEVIIPMHCTGWSVINRFMTEMPDRCLLNTVGSTYLF, encoded by the coding sequence ATGAATCTGATAAAACTTCTTTCCGTTGACCACCTGGAGGTAACAGTACTTGCAGATAATTACACAGACATGTTTCTCACGCAGGATACTGTTTTTTGCCGAAGGCCAAAGGTTCTCCCGCCAAAAGCACTTCTTGCCGAACACGGGTTCTCCTGTATTCTAAAGGTGAAGAGAGATGGAATATCACAGTCCATTCTTCTTGATGCTGGTGTTAATCCAGCCTGTATCAATCATAATGCAAAACTTCTTGGAATCGACCTCTCTTCACTCAATTCTATCATAATAAGCCACGGCCATCCGGACCATTTTCTTGGGCTTCTCCAGATCCTTACATCGATACCAAAAAAAATACAAGTCATGGTGCACCCAGATGCTTTTCTAGAGAAACGGCTGAACAATCACACAGGTCCTGTACACCTTTTCAAGTTAGATGAAACAGAACTGGAATCACGGAGTGCAATTGTGGAGAAGAACTCTGCTCCAAAAATAATTGGAGAAGGCCAAATCCTTCTGACAGGAGAGATCAATCAGATGACATCATTTGAAAAGGGATTTCCCGGAGCAGAGATCCTGCGAAACGGAACATGGAACCTTGATTCATTCAAAGATGAACAATCGCTGGTGATTCATGTGAAAGAGAAAGGACTTGTGATTATTAGCGGGTGTGCCCATACTGGTATTATTAATACAATATATCATGCAAGTCAGATTACCGGTATTGACAAGATCCATGCGGTTCTTGGTGGATTCCATCTGACCGGACCACTCTTTGAACATGTGATTCAACCGACAATTGATGAGATGAAACAGATAAAACCAGAAGTAATTATCCCAATGCACTGTACTGGGTGGAGTGTCATAAACCGATTCATGACAGAAATGCCGGATAGATGTCTTCTGAATACAGTGGGGAGTACTTACCTGTTCTGA
- a CDS encoding DUF2284 domain-containing protein, with protein MNPIELETPQFDFLKKAALNLGATDAQVITSSDVIVENRVPLKCRTGCTTYGTRLTCPPHAPTPDEFRIILSEYQYAMLVKFTSPAVAEPDIICSLTQFMLDKMGDPDKKERATAFMAQYVEGNTERLNTMLELEKKAFNAGYTFALAFVNGSCRLCESCNTKGGTCLHPTRARIPEHAVGINMIKTAERAGLPISFPVIGHPSPMALLLID; from the coding sequence ATGAATCCAATTGAACTAGAAACACCACAATTTGACTTTCTTAAAAAAGCAGCTTTGAACCTTGGAGCAACAGATGCGCAGGTGATCACAAGTTCTGACGTGATCGTCGAGAACAGGGTTCCTCTAAAATGCAGGACCGGATGTACAACATACGGAACCAGACTGACATGCCCCCCTCACGCCCCGACACCCGATGAATTCAGAATAATTCTCTCAGAATACCAGTATGCCATGCTGGTGAAGTTCACCTCACCTGCAGTTGCAGAACCGGATATTATCTGTTCATTGACCCAATTTATGCTTGATAAAATGGGTGATCCAGATAAAAAAGAAAGAGCTACGGCATTCATGGCCCAGTATGTTGAAGGCAACACCGAACGCCTGAACACGATGCTCGAACTTGAAAAAAAAGCCTTCAATGCTGGATACACTTTTGCCCTTGCGTTTGTAAATGGGTCATGCAGGTTATGTGAATCCTGTAATACCAAAGGGGGAACATGTCTGCATCCAACCAGAGCACGGATTCCTGAACATGCAGTCGGAATCAACATGATCAAAACTGCAGAACGTGCAGGATTGCCAATTAGTTTTCCTGTAATTGGACATCCATCACCCATGGCACTTCTCCTGATCGATTAA
- a CDS encoding OsmC family protein, with amino-acid sequence MMMNVVQVEPLRYVAKTGTGKKITAEPSGIFGGKDEYPNPMEYFVASIGTCIAIKTHMHLTKSGSEPDSIEIEMKCTRSPSPPEILENIHLIIIVAGHLEEAVVSKAIQETMTLSCPVNVMVSKIARVTWKLTMKQPGHVSMPDAPIKT; translated from the coding sequence ATGATGATGAATGTTGTACAGGTAGAACCTCTGCGATATGTTGCCAAAACCGGTACAGGAAAAAAGATCACCGCAGAGCCCTCGGGTATTTTCGGAGGAAAAGATGAGTATCCAAATCCAATGGAGTATTTTGTCGCATCGATTGGTACTTGCATTGCCATAAAGACTCACATGCACCTAACAAAATCAGGTAGTGAGCCAGACTCTATCGAAATAGAGATGAAATGCACCAGAAGCCCGTCTCCACCTGAGATACTGGAGAATATTCATTTGATCATTATCGTAGCCGGACACCTGGAGGAAGCGGTGGTGAGCAAAGCAATCCAGGAGACCATGACACTCTCTTGTCCGGTGAACGTCATGGTCAGCAAGATCGCCAGGGTAACCTGGAAACTCACAATGAAGCAACCAGGACATGTGTCAATGCCTGATGCTCCGATAAAAACGTAG
- a CDS encoding TetR/AcrR family transcriptional regulator, giving the protein MPKVVPEYKEEAKRRIINAAIEVIAERGADQLTFDRVAQKIGVTKGAVYWYFKTKDELIIEAMKKFKCDFEKITFDSFFNRSLDDMFIQIFDKYSLTDNRQRAIFFEMFAQAIRSSEIRHATRDYYAGLVATFEDVIRKGQKQQIVDSKADPHTLALLMVALYSGLQNYELVWMCPDEIRDLWIKGVNLLFNRTLTDSSKTD; this is encoded by the coding sequence ATGCCTAAAGTCGTCCCCGAGTATAAGGAAGAAGCAAAACGGCGGATTATCAATGCAGCAATCGAGGTGATCGCTGAAAGGGGAGCTGACCAGTTAACCTTTGATCGGGTAGCGCAGAAGATTGGTGTCACCAAAGGGGCGGTGTATTGGTATTTTAAAACAAAAGATGAACTCATCATCGAGGCAATGAAGAAGTTCAAGTGTGACTTTGAGAAAATTACATTTGATTCTTTTTTTAATCGCTCGCTTGATGATATGTTCATTCAGATATTCGATAAGTATAGTCTGACTGACAACAGGCAACGGGCCATTTTTTTCGAGATGTTCGCACAGGCTATCCGAAGCTCTGAAATCAGGCATGCAACCCGTGATTATTATGCCGGCCTTGTAGCAACGTTTGAGGATGTTATTAGAAAAGGCCAGAAACAACAGATAGTGGATTCCAAGGCAGATCCACACACACTGGCACTTTTGATGGTGGCACTATACTCCGGATTGCAGAACTACGAACTTGTCTGGATGTGTCCGGATGAGATCCGTGATCTCTGGATCAAGGGAGTGAATCTCCTATTCAACCGTACTTTAACGGACTCTTCTAAAACTGATTAA